The following are from one region of the Methyloversatilis discipulorum genome:
- a CDS encoding thiamine pyrophosphate-binding protein has translation MLDRLAALAPAHRDALREALLARRVRGHDAVAQALAALGITHLYAMPGLPTDETIGACARAGLIVTGARHQQATVMMAAAHNYIAGRLAAVAMVSSGVAVTNAMTGVQVAQDNGWPVLLLAGAVEQAAAGMGAFTELDGMRAMRPLAKDCLCAGSTAEIGRTLAAAARIACDGRPGAVHVDLPEDSLSGFAVPAPIDIGAPSVDTLPDAAALDRAADLLLGARAPLLVFGKGVRWDDAYRPLRALVDHLQLPFIASPMGRGLLPDDHPLSRSAEQGRALAAADCVLLVGARLNWTFRYGAEIRPGTPIVQIDCCDAAFAEGPPRALTLTGRAGTLLPALLERIRQLRPLPAPVPDSTGGVIAAPSAAATDRPTPDEVAAALAAALPTDAITVLDGNVTLLAAQKHIVVRQPLSRLTPGTSGCMGSGLPFAIAAARAGSGRPVVLVTGDMALGLNFFELETAVRHGLKLVVMLLNNDGPSGERRQRKAFPAGHGERLLAYRQGLRYDLMAQQLGVRVEQADGPATLPAALARALGGDGPALIQLQIDPLAS, from the coding sequence GTGCTCGACCGCCTGGCGGCGCTCGCGCCGGCGCATCGCGACGCTCTGCGCGAAGCGCTGCTGGCGCGCCGCGTGCGCGGTCACGACGCGGTCGCGCAGGCGCTGGCCGCACTCGGCATCACCCATCTGTACGCGATGCCCGGCCTGCCGACCGACGAGACGATAGGCGCCTGCGCACGCGCCGGCCTGATCGTCACCGGCGCCCGACACCAGCAGGCGACGGTGATGATGGCCGCCGCCCACAATTACATCGCCGGCCGCCTCGCCGCAGTGGCCATGGTATCCAGCGGCGTCGCCGTGACCAATGCGATGACCGGCGTGCAGGTCGCCCAGGACAATGGCTGGCCGGTGCTGCTGCTCGCCGGTGCGGTCGAGCAGGCCGCCGCCGGCATGGGCGCTTTCACCGAACTGGACGGCATGCGCGCGATGCGTCCGCTGGCCAAGGACTGTCTGTGCGCCGGCAGCACCGCCGAAATCGGCCGCACATTGGCCGCCGCCGCCCGCATCGCCTGCGACGGACGCCCCGGCGCCGTCCATGTCGACCTGCCGGAGGACAGCCTGAGCGGCTTCGCCGTCCCGGCGCCTATCGACATCGGCGCACCGTCTGTCGACACGCTGCCGGACGCCGCCGCCCTCGATCGCGCCGCCGACCTGCTGCTGGGCGCGCGCGCGCCGCTGCTGGTGTTCGGCAAGGGCGTGCGCTGGGACGACGCCTACCGCCCGCTGCGCGCGCTGGTCGACCATCTGCAACTGCCCTTCATCGCCTCGCCGATGGGCCGCGGTCTGCTGCCGGACGATCACCCGCTGTCGCGTAGCGCCGAACAGGGCCGCGCACTGGCCGCCGCCGACTGCGTGCTGCTGGTCGGCGCGCGGCTGAACTGGACCTTCCGCTACGGCGCGGAGATCCGCCCCGGCACCCCCATCGTTCAGATCGACTGCTGCGACGCCGCCTTCGCCGAGGGCCCGCCGCGCGCGCTGACGCTGACCGGTCGCGCCGGCACGCTGCTGCCGGCCCTGCTCGAGCGGATCCGGCAGCTCCGGCCCCTTCCAGCGCCGGTGCCGGACAGCACGGGCGGCGTCATCGCAGCGCCATCCGCCGCAGCCACCGACCGGCCGACGCCGGACGAGGTCGCGGCAGCGCTCGCCGCCGCTCTGCCCACCGACGCGATCACCGTGCTCGACGGCAACGTGACGCTGCTGGCGGCACAGAAACACATCGTCGTCCGCCAGCCGCTGTCGCGACTGACGCCGGGCACCAGCGGCTGCATGGGCAGCGGCCTGCCGTTCGCGATCGCCGCCGCGCGCGCCGGCAGCGGCCGACCGGTCGTGCTGGTCACCGGCGACATGGCACTGGGTCTCAATTTCTTCGAGCTCGAAACAGCGGTGCGGCACGGACTCAAGCTCGTCGTCATGCTGCTGAACAACGACGGTCCGTCCGGCGAACGTCGTCAGCGCAAGGCCTTTCCAGCCGGCCATGGCGAGCGCCTTCTGGCCTACCGCCAGGGCCTGCGCTACGACCTGATGGCGCAGCAGCTCGGCGTGCGCGTCGAACAGGCAGACGGCCCGGCGACGCTGCCGGCGGCACTCGCGCGGGCGCTGGGCGGTGACGGGCCGGCGTTGATACAACTACAGATCGATCCGCTGGCAAGCTGA
- a CDS encoding non-ribosomal peptide synthetase gives MPEAPTQAGPLSVAALIEALAADAGDRAALLRSDGSSLSRSELARRTRLLAQRLRALGIAPTDRVAVIAPNGIDMALAVLGTMRAAACAPLNPQYGQAELAFYLDDLAARALVVTADSPALAREVAAQRGLPVVEAGDALWATGDAPLPPTPAPDDIALVLHTSGTTSRPKQVPLSHANLAASMAHIVATLHLGADDCALNAMPLFHIHGLVAGLLAPLAAGSRTVCAPALRLPDFFDWLDACGATWYSAVPTMHQAVLAAADGRRPRRPLRFVRSSSAALAPATLAALEAHFGCPVIEAYGMTEAAHQMASNPLPPAVRKPGSVGLPAGPEIAVIDAAGAPLAADVRGEVAIRGANVMRAYHANPEANRSAFTAGWFRTGDEGYLDADGYLHITGRLKEMINRGGEKITPREIDEALLAHPDVAQAVAFAVPHPTLGEDVAAAVVPRPGSTIGPEALREFLFGRLADFKVPSEVLLLAEIPKGPTGKVQRIGLADRLQALRTPDFVAPRDVIEDILVQSWREVLGGDIGVHDNFFALGGDSLKATRVVARIVSVLPVDLPTALLFRHPTVAALADAVRQTLDPSVIAEIECILDELAPLPAARDEQDARPV, from the coding sequence ATGCCCGAAGCACCCACCCAAGCCGGACCGCTGTCCGTCGCCGCGCTGATCGAAGCACTGGCGGCCGATGCCGGTGACCGCGCAGCGCTGCTGCGCAGCGATGGCAGCAGCCTGTCGCGCAGCGAACTTGCCCGGCGCACCCGCCTGCTGGCGCAGCGGCTGCGCGCGCTCGGCATCGCGCCGACCGACCGGGTGGCGGTGATCGCACCCAACGGCATCGACATGGCGCTGGCCGTGCTGGGCACGATGCGCGCCGCCGCCTGCGCTCCGCTGAATCCGCAGTACGGGCAGGCCGAACTGGCCTTTTACCTCGACGACCTCGCGGCACGCGCGCTGGTCGTCACCGCCGACAGCCCGGCGCTGGCGCGCGAAGTCGCGGCGCAGCGCGGTCTGCCGGTGGTCGAGGCGGGCGACGCACTGTGGGCGACCGGCGACGCGCCGCTGCCGCCAACACCGGCGCCGGACGACATCGCGCTGGTGCTGCACACCTCGGGCACCACCTCACGTCCGAAGCAGGTTCCGCTCAGCCACGCCAACCTCGCCGCGTCGATGGCCCACATCGTCGCCACGCTGCACCTCGGCGCCGACGACTGCGCACTGAACGCGATGCCGCTGTTCCACATTCATGGTCTGGTCGCCGGCCTGCTCGCACCGCTGGCCGCCGGCAGCCGTACCGTGTGCGCGCCGGCACTGCGCCTGCCCGACTTCTTCGACTGGCTCGATGCCTGCGGCGCCACCTGGTATTCGGCGGTGCCGACCATGCACCAGGCCGTGCTCGCCGCCGCCGACGGTCGCCGGCCACGACGCCCGCTGCGCTTCGTGCGCTCGTCGTCTGCCGCACTGGCGCCGGCCACGCTGGCCGCACTCGAGGCGCACTTCGGCTGCCCGGTGATCGAGGCCTACGGCATGACCGAGGCGGCGCACCAGATGGCCAGCAACCCGCTGCCGCCGGCCGTGCGCAAGCCCGGTTCGGTCGGCCTGCCGGCCGGCCCGGAAATCGCCGTCATCGACGCTGCCGGTGCACCGCTCGCCGCCGACGTGCGCGGCGAAGTCGCCATCCGCGGCGCCAACGTGATGCGCGCCTACCACGCGAACCCGGAGGCCAACCGCAGCGCCTTCACCGCGGGCTGGTTCCGCACCGGCGACGAGGGCTATCTCGATGCCGATGGCTATCTGCACATCACCGGCCGGCTCAAGGAGATGATCAACCGCGGCGGCGAGAAGATCACGCCGCGGGAAATCGACGAAGCGCTGCTCGCCCATCCCGACGTCGCCCAGGCGGTCGCCTTCGCGGTGCCGCACCCGACGCTGGGCGAGGACGTCGCCGCCGCCGTCGTACCGCGGCCGGGCAGCACCATCGGACCGGAAGCGCTGCGCGAATTCCTGTTCGGCCGGCTCGCGGACTTCAAGGTGCCGAGCGAGGTGCTGCTGCTGGCCGAGATTCCGAAGGGGCCAACCGGCAAGGTGCAGCGCATCGGTCTGGCGGACAGGCTGCAGGCGCTGCGCACGCCGGACTTCGTCGCACCGCGCGACGTGATCGAGGACATCCTCGTCCAGTCCTGGCGGGAGGTGCTGGGCGGCGACATCGGCGTGCATGACAACTTCTTCGCGCTCGGCGGCGACTCGCTGAAGGCCACCCGCGTGGTTGCCCGCATCGTGTCGGTGCTGCCGGTCGATCTGCCCACTGCGCTGCTGTTCCGCCACCCGACGGTCGCCGCCCTCGCCGACGCGGTGCGGCAGACACTGGATCCGTCGGTGATCGCCGAGATCGAGTGCATCCTCGACGAACTGGCGCCGCTGCCCGCAGCGCGCGACGAACAGGATGCGCGCCCCGTCTGA
- a CDS encoding radical SAM protein — protein MLSVIPPMTQLNTPYPSTAYLTGFLRSRGVDAVQEDLALALVLDLLSRNGLAALREACDALPQKKRPRAAASFAAQHARYAATMAPVLAFLQGRDPTLAHRIVSRGFLPEGPRFESLEAYIDPDGGDPLAWAFGALGVQDRARHFATLYLNDVADAIREAVDPRFEFVRYAESLAQSQPSFDPLAQALVAAPTLVDRALDRLTREALARHAPRVVLLSVPFPGAVYAAFRIAQTIRAVDPSIVTVLGGGFVNTELRELSEPRVFDFFDYVTLDAGERPLLALLDHLAGGRSRQRLVRTFLREREGGGGAVKYVNFVEPDIPFDEVGTPTWAGLPLDRYLSLLDMLNPMHRLWSDGRWNKLTVAHGCYWKKCSFCDVSLDYISRYDAASASTLVDRVEAIIAETGQSGFHLVDEAAPPKSLRAFAAELKRRDVSISWWGNIRFEKSFTPELCLELADSGCIAISGGLEVASDRLLQLMKKGVSVEQVARVTRGFADAGILVHAYLMYGFPTQTVQDTVDALEYVRQLFEHGCIQSGFFHRFACTVHSPVGMHPEDYGVQLLPLPPVTFAKNDVGFIDPVGTDHDAMGAALNKALYNYMHGIGLDEDVRAWFGGRVPKTRVPRHFIERALG, from the coding sequence GTGCTGTCCGTCATCCCGCCGATGACGCAGCTGAACACGCCCTATCCGTCCACCGCCTACCTGACCGGCTTCCTGCGCTCGCGCGGCGTCGATGCGGTGCAGGAGGATCTGGCGCTGGCGCTGGTGCTGGACCTGCTGTCGCGCAACGGTCTGGCCGCACTGCGCGAGGCCTGCGACGCGCTGCCGCAGAAGAAGCGCCCGCGCGCCGCCGCCAGTTTCGCGGCGCAGCATGCGCGCTACGCGGCGACGATGGCGCCGGTGCTCGCCTTCCTGCAGGGGCGCGATCCGACGCTGGCGCACCGCATCGTGTCGCGCGGCTTTCTGCCCGAGGGGCCGCGCTTCGAATCGCTGGAGGCCTACATCGACCCGGACGGCGGCGATCCGCTGGCCTGGGCCTTCGGTGCGCTGGGCGTGCAGGACCGTGCGCGCCATTTCGCGACGCTCTACCTGAACGACGTGGCCGATGCGATACGCGAAGCGGTGGACCCGCGCTTCGAATTCGTCCGCTACGCCGAGTCGCTGGCGCAGAGCCAGCCCAGCTTCGATCCGCTGGCGCAGGCGCTGGTCGCCGCGCCCACCCTGGTCGACCGCGCGCTCGACCGGCTGACGCGCGAAGCGCTGGCGCGCCATGCGCCGCGGGTGGTGCTGCTGTCGGTGCCCTTTCCCGGCGCGGTGTACGCGGCTTTCCGCATCGCGCAGACGATACGGGCGGTCGATCCGTCCATCGTCACCGTGCTCGGCGGCGGCTTCGTCAACACCGAACTGCGCGAACTGAGCGAGCCGCGCGTATTCGACTTCTTCGATTACGTGACGCTGGACGCCGGCGAGCGGCCGCTGCTGGCGCTGCTCGACCACCTCGCCGGCGGCCGCTCGCGACAACGGCTGGTGCGCACCTTCCTGCGTGAAAGGGAGGGGGGCGGCGGCGCGGTGAAGTATGTGAACTTCGTCGAGCCGGACATTCCGTTCGACGAGGTCGGCACGCCGACCTGGGCCGGTCTGCCGCTGGACCGCTACCTGTCGCTGCTGGACATGCTCAATCCGATGCACCGGCTGTGGTCGGACGGGCGCTGGAACAAGCTCACGGTGGCGCACGGCTGCTACTGGAAGAAGTGCAGTTTCTGCGACGTGAGCCTCGACTACATTTCGCGCTACGACGCGGCCAGTGCGAGCACGCTGGTCGATCGCGTCGAAGCCATCATCGCCGAGACCGGGCAGAGCGGTTTCCATCTGGTCGACGAGGCGGCGCCGCCGAAATCGCTGCGCGCCTTCGCCGCCGAACTGAAGCGGCGCGACGTCAGCATTTCATGGTGGGGCAATATCCGCTTCGAGAAGTCGTTCACGCCGGAGCTGTGCCTTGAACTGGCCGACAGCGGCTGCATCGCCATCTCGGGCGGACTGGAAGTGGCAAGCGACCGGCTGCTGCAGCTGATGAAGAAGGGCGTATCGGTCGAGCAGGTGGCGCGCGTCACGCGCGGCTTCGCCGACGCCGGCATTCTGGTGCACGCCTACCTGATGTACGGCTTCCCGACGCAGACGGTGCAGGACACGGTCGATGCGCTCGAATACGTGCGCCAGCTGTTCGAGCACGGCTGCATCCAGAGCGGCTTCTTCCACCGCTTCGCCTGTACCGTGCATTCGCCGGTCGGCATGCACCCGGAGGACTACGGCGTACAGCTGCTGCCGCTGCCGCCGGTCACCTTCGCGAAGAACGACGTCGGCTTCATCGACCCGGTCGGCACCGACCATGACGCGATGGGCGCGGCGCTGAACAAGGCGCTGTACAACTACATGCACGGCATCGGCCTGGACGAGGACGTGCGCGCCTGGTTCGGCGGTCGCGTGCCGAAGACGCGCGTGCCGCGCCATTTCATCGAGCGCGCGCTGGGCTGA
- a CDS encoding TolC family protein, with product MGVLLLLALAPTVCTANSALDLRTALRLARDAELQSALDAASLAAVEADRRSASAHPNPVISYGRLRPGRASTMFDGSRQQDVAIEQPLLLGGQRRARMDAAERAVDAARARVAVSRMTRAADAALAFVSLQAAQSRQAAATVGLNRLEDIVASASMNPAAHPYAEQRLAFERADWRAALSAADAELAAARQRLADMLDIADWRTLVVVPLNPLDLVAANGERSGERSDHLALHAARLEETAAEAAGRAARAERFPQVSLGLIRSWTSEPYGIADGVSVSVELPLFDRRDGAVDRADALAAGARLQRQLLEAEIDLDARRNQIEVAMRSDALAAFDAEVGPRLQALLRLAGDAYRNDSAGPADLIDALRAQQRATLRRIELEEGLLRAQIRLLLARSELPGLLD from the coding sequence GTGGGCGTCCTGTTGCTGCTCGCACTGGCGCCGACCGTCTGCACCGCGAACAGTGCGCTCGATCTGCGCACCGCGCTGCGCCTTGCGCGCGACGCCGAGCTGCAGAGCGCGCTCGACGCGGCATCGCTCGCGGCCGTCGAAGCGGACCGGCGCAGCGCCAGCGCCCACCCCAATCCGGTCATCAGCTATGGCCGGCTGCGACCCGGCCGCGCGAGCACCATGTTCGACGGCTCGCGTCAGCAGGACGTGGCGATCGAGCAACCGCTGCTGCTGGGCGGACAGCGACGTGCGCGCATGGATGCGGCCGAGCGCGCGGTCGACGCGGCGCGCGCTCGCGTGGCGGTGTCACGGATGACGCGCGCCGCCGACGCCGCACTCGCCTTCGTGTCGCTGCAGGCGGCCCAGTCACGGCAGGCCGCCGCGACCGTCGGGCTGAACCGGCTGGAGGACATCGTCGCCAGTGCGAGCATGAACCCCGCCGCGCACCCGTACGCCGAACAGCGGCTGGCCTTCGAACGCGCCGACTGGCGCGCCGCCCTGTCCGCCGCCGACGCCGAACTGGCCGCCGCCAGGCAGCGTCTGGCCGACATGCTCGACATCGCGGACTGGCGCACCCTGGTGGTCGTCCCGCTGAACCCGCTCGACCTGGTCGCTGCGAACGGCGAACGCAGCGGCGAACGCAGCGACCATCTGGCGCTGCATGCCGCGCGGCTGGAGGAGACCGCCGCCGAGGCGGCAGGGCGAGCGGCGCGCGCCGAACGCTTCCCGCAGGTTTCGCTCGGCCTCATCCGCAGCTGGACCAGCGAGCCCTACGGTATCGCCGACGGGGTCAGCGTGTCGGTCGAACTGCCACTGTTCGACCGCCGCGACGGCGCCGTGGATCGCGCCGACGCACTGGCTGCCGGCGCGCGGCTGCAGCGCCAGCTGCTGGAAGCCGAAATCGACCTCGATGCCCGCCGCAACCAGATCGAGGTGGCGATGCGCAGTGACGCGCTGGCCGCCTTCGATGCCGAGGTCGGACCGCGCCTGCAGGCGCTGCTGCGGCTGGCTGGCGACGCCTACCGGAACGACAGTGCCGGGCCGGCCGACCTGATAGACGCCCTGCGCGCGCAGCAACGCGCAACCCTGCGCCGGATCGAGCTCGAGGAAGGATTGCTGCGCGCCCAGATACGGCTGTTGCTGGCACGCAGCGAACTGCCGGGCCTGCTCGACTGA
- a CDS encoding response regulator, translated as MRLLLVEDDDALRKTLTQALRGAGYGVDAVGDGRSADGALLCGHYAMVVLDLGLPDTDGMQLLQQLRQRGDRTPVLVLTARDSLDQRVLGLRQGADDYLTKPFALPELEARVAALIRRAGVGPARLSHGPLEFDPLTRQAHIGGRALELSAREASLLDALMQRPGEAVIKSRLAHTLGDWGSELGHNAIEVYVHRLRRKLEPFGIRIRTLHGLGYLLEKPDAH; from the coding sequence ATGCGATTACTTCTGGTCGAGGACGACGACGCGCTGCGCAAGACACTTACGCAAGCATTGCGAGGCGCTGGCTATGGCGTCGATGCGGTCGGAGACGGACGGAGCGCCGACGGCGCCCTGCTGTGCGGCCACTATGCCATGGTGGTGCTCGATCTCGGTCTGCCCGATACCGACGGCATGCAGCTGCTGCAGCAACTGAGGCAGCGCGGCGACCGCACGCCGGTTCTGGTGCTGACCGCGCGCGACAGCCTCGATCAGCGCGTGCTTGGCTTGCGCCAGGGCGCCGACGACTATCTGACCAAGCCGTTCGCGCTGCCCGAACTGGAGGCGCGCGTAGCCGCGCTGATCCGGCGAGCGGGCGTGGGGCCGGCGCGTCTGTCGCACGGCCCGCTCGAATTCGATCCTCTCACCCGGCAGGCGCATATCGGCGGTCGTGCGCTGGAACTGTCGGCACGCGAAGCCTCGCTGCTCGACGCGCTGATGCAGCGACCGGGCGAGGCGGTGATCAAGTCCCGACTGGCCCACACGCTGGGCGATTGGGGCAGCGAACTGGGCCATAACGCGATCGAGGTGTACGTCCATCGACTGCGTCGAAAGCTGGAGCCCTTCGGCATCCGCATCCGCACATTGCACGGTCTCGGCTACCTGCTGGAGAAACCCGATGCGCACTGA
- a CDS encoding sensor histidine kinase, with the protein MRTERATLRRGLLRWLLPPILALTVLWVWATHGVVLHFANLAHDRALEDSARTLAGQVVPDGAGLAVDLPPAARRMLEFDEIDTVYFSVTDRSGRVWAGNRALPAADIEVDGDAHLYDGTVDGRRVRLAEFVTRGEVRDHDLLVRVAETLNKRELMAQEVMTYMLAPQAVFVTGLALFLWYGVGRGIAPLQRVSAAIARRNHADMGPIDEQGLPAEVFEQVHVINQLMERLGHTLDAQKRFMADATHQLRTPITVLRTQVELVLRTAEGPERERLLRDMDAACARLARLANQLLSLSRAEAGASLARAPVVVSTMVEDVVAALIPAALARGIEVSVDIEPGLPALQGDGVLLPEMLANIVDNAIRYTRSPGEVVIHAQAHDDHLLLSVSDSGPGISIVERAQVFERFRRGTAARAEGSGLGLAIAREIVQAHGGRIDLASGARDRGLQVTLTIPLSPQLPDPSATGS; encoded by the coding sequence ATGCGCACTGAGCGTGCCACGCTCAGACGAGGCCTGCTGCGCTGGCTGCTGCCGCCGATACTGGCGCTCACCGTGCTGTGGGTGTGGGCGACACACGGCGTGGTGCTCCACTTTGCCAATCTGGCGCACGACCGCGCGCTGGAGGATTCGGCCAGGACGCTCGCCGGTCAGGTGGTCCCGGACGGTGCAGGCCTTGCCGTCGATCTGCCGCCCGCAGCGCGTCGGATGCTGGAGTTCGACGAGATCGATACGGTCTATTTCAGCGTCACCGACCGCAGCGGCCGCGTCTGGGCCGGCAATCGTGCGCTGCCGGCAGCGGACATCGAAGTCGATGGCGATGCGCACCTCTACGACGGCACAGTCGATGGCCGGCGCGTGCGGCTGGCCGAGTTCGTCACCCGTGGCGAAGTGCGGGACCATGACCTGCTGGTGCGTGTGGCCGAGACGCTGAACAAGCGTGAACTGATGGCGCAGGAGGTGATGACCTACATGCTGGCGCCGCAGGCTGTTTTCGTGACCGGACTTGCGCTCTTCCTCTGGTACGGGGTCGGGCGCGGTATCGCGCCACTGCAGCGGGTCAGTGCAGCGATCGCCCGTCGCAACCATGCGGACATGGGCCCGATCGACGAGCAGGGGCTGCCAGCCGAGGTGTTCGAGCAGGTGCATGTGATCAATCAGCTGATGGAGCGGCTTGGGCATACGCTGGATGCGCAGAAGCGCTTCATGGCCGATGCGACCCACCAGCTGCGCACGCCGATCACGGTGTTGCGCACCCAGGTCGAGCTCGTACTGCGTACCGCCGAGGGTCCGGAGCGCGAACGCCTGCTGCGCGACATGGATGCCGCCTGCGCACGGCTTGCGCGGCTGGCCAACCAGTTGCTCAGCCTGAGCAGGGCGGAGGCTGGCGCGTCGCTGGCCCGCGCGCCGGTCGTCGTGAGCACGATGGTCGAGGACGTGGTGGCCGCGCTGATTCCGGCGGCGCTGGCGCGGGGCATCGAAGTGAGCGTCGACATCGAACCCGGACTGCCTGCGCTGCAGGGCGATGGCGTGCTGCTGCCGGAAATGCTCGCCAACATCGTGGACAACGCGATCCGCTACACGCGATCGCCGGGCGAAGTCGTCATCCACGCACAGGCGCATGACGACCATCTCCTGCTCAGCGTCAGCGACAGCGGTCCGGGCATTTCCATTGTCGAGCGGGCGCAGGTGTTCGAGCGCTTCCGCCGCGGCACCGCCGCCCGTGCCGAGGGCAGCGGCCTCGGCCTTGCGATCGCGCGCGAGATTGTTCAGGCGCACGGCGGTCGCATCGATCTGGCAAGTGGCGCCCGCGATCGCGGCCTGCAGGTGACGCTGACGATACCGCTGTCTCCCCAGCTGCCGGATCCATCCGCGACGGGGTCATAG
- a CDS encoding AbiV family abortive infection protein, whose protein sequence is MSSASFSSVPLSSRLLRTIRDVAIDNARQLLHEAPLLLRHHHHARAALLARVAIEEVGRAVQAFDALGRNVTDEAVAMRVKLNFEDYAKRLNAAVFPLLLEEPQRRDEVMAQIDDLVEAGQNPRDPALYTGVDSLTGRVTTPNGSIGPAAASRRVALAKDIFARGEMLVLFTPPKLRTRAEDRAFALRPGELIAARQGVEAWEVYIENIRAGDARFDSALDEMRRRTTDGER, encoded by the coding sequence GTGTCGTCCGCATCCTTCTCCAGCGTTCCCCTCAGTTCGCGTCTGCTGCGCACCATTCGCGACGTGGCCATCGACAACGCACGCCAGCTGTTGCACGAAGCGCCGCTGCTGTTGCGTCACCATCACCACGCGCGCGCCGCGTTGCTGGCCCGGGTGGCCATCGAGGAGGTGGGGCGTGCGGTCCAGGCGTTCGATGCGCTCGGTCGCAACGTGACGGACGAGGCGGTGGCGATGCGGGTGAAGCTCAATTTCGAGGATTACGCGAAACGTCTCAACGCCGCGGTGTTCCCGCTGCTGCTCGAAGAGCCGCAGCGGCGTGACGAGGTGATGGCGCAGATCGACGATCTGGTCGAGGCCGGCCAGAACCCGCGCGATCCGGCGCTCTACACCGGCGTTGATTCGCTGACCGGCCGCGTCACCACGCCCAATGGCTCTATCGGGCCGGCCGCCGCGTCGCGCCGCGTTGCGCTGGCGAAGGACATTTTTGCGCGCGGAGAGATGCTGGTGCTGTTCACGCCGCCCAAGCTGCGCACCCGTGCCGAGGACCGCGCGTTCGCGCTGCGGCCGGGCGAGCTGATCGCCGCCCGCCAGGGCGTCGAGGCGTGGGAGGTCTACATCGAGAACATCCGCGCCGGCGACGCGCGCTTCGATTCCGCGCTCGACGAAATGCGCCGCCGCACGACCGACGGCGAGCGCTGA
- the ruvB gene encoding Holliday junction branch migration DNA helicase RuvB → MAIQTDSLPSGPRIVSAAPAGPQEDALERALRPKRLDEYIGQQKIRDQLDIFVAAARGRSEPLDHVLLFGPPGLGKTTLAHIVAAEMGVNLRQTSGPVLERAGDLAAILSNLEPNDVLFIDEIHRLSPVVEEILYPALEDFQIDIMIGEGPAARSIKLDLPPFTLVGATTRAGMLTNPLRDRFGIVARLEFYSADELALIVRRSARLLDCAIDDAGSLEIARRSRGTPRIANRLLRRCRDYAQVKADGTITREVADAALLMLDVDSVGLDLMDRKLLEAVIDKFDGGPVGVDNLAAAIGESRDTIEDVLEPYLIQQGYLQRTPRGRIATAAIYRHFGFNAPGPAVASLWDEKPEG, encoded by the coding sequence ATGGCCATCCAGACCGATTCCCTGCCCAGCGGTCCGCGCATCGTGTCGGCAGCACCCGCCGGCCCGCAGGAAGACGCACTGGAGCGCGCGCTGCGGCCGAAGCGACTCGACGAATACATCGGCCAGCAGAAGATCCGCGACCAGCTCGACATTTTCGTCGCCGCCGCCCGCGGTCGCAGCGAGCCGCTGGACCACGTGCTGCTGTTCGGCCCGCCGGGCCTCGGCAAGACCACGCTGGCCCACATCGTTGCCGCGGAAATGGGCGTCAATCTGCGCCAGACCTCGGGCCCGGTGCTGGAGCGCGCCGGCGACCTGGCGGCGATACTGAGCAACCTCGAACCGAACGATGTGCTGTTCATCGACGAAATCCACCGCCTGAGCCCGGTGGTGGAGGAAATCCTCTACCCGGCGCTGGAGGATTTCCAGATCGACATCATGATCGGCGAAGGCCCGGCCGCGCGCTCGATCAAGCTCGACCTGCCGCCGTTCACACTGGTCGGCGCCACCACGCGCGCCGGCATGCTCACCAACCCGCTGCGAGACCGTTTCGGCATCGTCGCCCGGCTGGAATTCTACTCGGCCGACGAACTGGCGCTCATCGTGCGCCGCTCGGCGCGCCTGCTCGACTGCGCGATCGACGACGCCGGCAGTCTGGAAATCGCGCGCCGCTCACGCGGCACGCCGCGCATCGCCAACCGCCTGCTGCGCCGCTGTCGCGACTACGCGCAGGTGAAAGCCGACGGCACCATCACGCGCGAAGTGGCCGACGCCGCACTGCTGATGCTGGACGTGGACAGCGTCGGCCTCGACCTGATGGACCGCAAGCTGCTCGAAGCGGTGATCGACAAGTTCGACGGCGGCCCGGTCGGCGTGGACAACCTCGCCGCCGCCATCGGCGAATCGCGCGACACCATCGAGGACGTGCTGGAGCCCTACCTGATCCAGCAGGGCTATCTGCAGCGCACGCCGCGCGGCCGCATCGCCACCGCCGCCATCTATCGGCACTTCGGTTTCAATGCGCCCGGCCCGGCCGTCGCCTCGCTTTGGGACGAAAAGCCGGAAGGCTGA